AATGGTTTGTTTCAGTCGGTCAGTGAAGGCACCACGACTCAACCCAAACCTCCAGCTGTTGTTAAGTTGTACTTCAAACTGGCTTTAACAAACCAGTGAGTTCAGTTTCGATACATGTATCGATGTATTGTATGAGACAGATGTGTGCGCATCTGTGGGCTGATCAGGAAGCATTGATCTGTAGACGTGGAGGGGAAAAGGGGGCGGAATTAGTTCGGGTACTAGAGGGGCTGTAAGGTTTTGTCATGAAGCCGATGAGACCTGAAAAATGGTGGCCCACCAGGAAATCCACCGAGTTGTATCTCTCGTGGCTTCAAACTGCAGACCGTTTATCCAGAACTTTGCATCAAAATTACTCGTTTTTTTCAATGTGGGATCTTATTCTTAAGCATCAAAAAATGAATTCACATGAATTGGTTTGACCCTGGACACACATTTTACAGAGACAACTAATGttagtatatatatttatatatatactaacATGTATGGGCCATTAAACATCCACCTTTTTGGTGTCACAATTTAAATGTATGATTCCAAATGTTCCTTAGTCGAGAGGGAAAGTCAACTGAGGGCAAACTGCGGTCCGACAgatgcctttttttcctccacactTCACCAACATCAGTTTACTCTTTGCGGTTGAGAGTTGAAATGGAGGGATTGGGAGGTGGGTGCGATAACAAGACAACATGCTTCAACAGCCCACCCAAGCTTTAGCACTGTAAGATGTGGTCGCCTGGAGAGTTAAGTCAGGCCGAACCCCATTAGATCGAACATTATTGCTCCTGGCGTTCAATTGCTCCCACTTTGGGAGTGACTTTTATGGGTGTTGTGACTATGATAAATGGGGTTTTAGTCttgttttgacatgttttgCTGTAATGGCAAATACATCTGGGGAGAACGTAAACTGATGTGGGTGGtttcaacatgttttcatttacttttatgAGTGGACAAATACTAAGCTAATGTGGTGTTCTGACAAATCTGCGTGACATTTGTCGAACCATTCCTGCTTGGCTCTGGTGCTGTCCGGAGAGAGAGCTGTCATATGTGATGGCTGAAGACAAGTAGTAGTCTGACTTGGTTTCATTATCCAAGGTTGTTTGGGCTGGCATTTATACTACAAGCAACAATTTTATCCAAAGATAGAAACGGCAAGGACCTTCTTCAGCTCATTTTTTATCAGACTGGGTTTCAAGTCTGTGACTTTCTCAACACCTGAAATATTGTTGCTAGTAAGCGTCACTGGTcacaaatattttacattttgttgtctactttaattcaatgtttcagAGAGAGCTCAGTTATCCAGGACATCActcagcaaaggtttgaatcaaggCAAGTTGAAGAGTTCAGGCTCACATCAGACTGACTGAATGGGGAAGGATGGTAATGACCAGGTATTCACATGTAGTAGACGTCAAACTGGTGTAGTAGATGACAATAGGTCAGCATCATGTTAATAGGGTTGTGTTTACATGTAAAGGGTCCCCAGGTGCTGGTCGTACCCCAGGTTGTAGTGGGGGATAGTCAGATGTTAATGCCACACTgtacaggtgtgaaggacctggGTGTCTCCGCCTCCTGTTTAGAGACGGCAACAAAAGTGACTCATTTTACTCCTCTTTCTAACCATGTATCTTCTTTAGCCAGAATCTGAGTCACTTTATTTATCCAGGTGGAAACTGCTTTTCGTTACAACCAAAACACCTGCTCAAAATCAAAGAGTAACAAAGAAACAGAGAGTACATAACATGGAATGTTACTCAAACAAATatgcaagataaaaataatgtgGACATTACGGTCTTCAAAAGAGTTTTTATTCTCCTCGAGGTGTAAATGGATTGCTGAGTCTTGCCCGACTCTCCTGTGTCGGGCCATTTGTATGTggagagctgagctgagctgaacATAATGCTGACTTATTGTCATCCACTACACTTGTTTGAAGTGTACTACATGTGAATACCTGGTCATTACCGTGTACCGCCTTGTCTGATATAAGCTTGAACTCCAACCGGCTCAccagaactgacgaagccttctCCATATGAACGTTTTGTTTGACTATTACCAGTCTGGTTGGCtcgattcaaacctttgctccTTCAAACCAGTTAGAAATTTCTTATCAAGCCAACCCTGTAAAACCTTTGTGGGTCACTTAAAACAACAGGCAGCGCTGGGCTATTGTTTTGTTCACCTTGGTCAGGTTACACAAGTGTCTAGGATTCCACTTACTGTATGCCAGTTGTGTTGCTAGTAGCATTATCTGCTTTTTGTCCCCTCTGCAAACTTGTCTTCCTGTTACCTGACAAGTATGTCCTCCCACCTCTCACATATGTTCTGAATGCTGCTGGTATTGTGACAATTCGTCAACCAACTGCATCTGCTTTATCTCACCAGGGTAGCAACCGATCACAACATGGACAACACCACAGTCATGCTGCGTGACTGGCTTGTGAAGGTGCGAAGCCAGTACCATTACGTGGAGTGGAGACCTAAGGAGCATCCCAGGTGGGAGAACTGTTCACTCAATGAGCCTTTGTGTCACTCAGCGGTATTAAGAGGGAGGTGTATTACAGACACTATGTAGATGAAGAAGGTCCGAAACACTGGACAGATCTCCGCTATGAACATGTCATGAAGCTTCGGCAGGCGGCGCTGAAGTCGGCTCGTGAGATGTGGGCAGACTATTTCATGGTgagtttcaaatgaaaacaatactCTTCACCGTGAAAGTAGGATCTAAGTTCGGTTCTTGAGCCAAGGTTCTTCACGCTGGCGACCATGATATTGGTGAAACTTGAGCCGGGGATATTTTTGTTGGTGCTCATGCAGAACTTGGAAGAtgtctctctcttttcttctccagcCTCACCCATGCTTTTCAGCTGCAGCTCTCTATAATTTGGAGGGATACGGAATCTAGAAATGGCAATCATTTagctctgtttgtcttttgaaatCATCCCGGTTTTCTATCCTATAAACAGTATTTGGCATTGCTCATGCTAAATAACACCCTGTTCAAACTGGGAGAGTCAGAAAACAAGCAGATGTGGCAGCTAATTCTTCTCCCCCCTGAAGGTGGTGGACTGCGATAACCTGCTCACAAATCCAAACGTGCTGTGGGACCTGATCAAGGAGAACAAAACCATCATCGCCCCGATGCTTGAATCCCGTGCTGCCTACTCAAACTTCTGGTGTGGAATGACCTCTCAGGTTATGAATGCTCTGGTCACGTGTTGAGGAAATGAGACATTGCTTGGTATCCACATCTTAATGGCCATCACCGTTGCATCCTCAGGGTTACTACAAGCGCACGCCTGCCTACCTTCCCATCAGGAAGCGTCTGAGAAAGGGCTGTTTTGCTGTACCTATGGTGCACTCCACCTTCCTAATAGACCTCCGGAAGGAGGCGTCCAAGCAGCTGGCCTTTTACCCGCCGAATGAGGAGTATAGCTGGGCGTTCGATGACATCATTGTGTTTGCCTACTCCGCACGCATCGCAGGTGAAACCACTTTTCATAGACATGCATGTTTTACGTGACAGATTTGTACAAAACAGGTcatgaaagaagaggaagaaacagtCAGGCGACTTGTACAGAGCCAACTGCTGAACTTGTAACTCTCACTTCTTCATCTTGTTATTTATATGTTACATGACATACCTATCAATGCTCTCCACTGATCTAGCCTTCACAATAAtacacaatatatttttaaatcctcTGTTAATCTAAGCAGTGTCTTCTTCACCAGCAAATAGTTGCATCATGACAGCCAAAATAGTGCACCGTGCAACAGTGGATTCAATGAGAAATCCAGCTCCACACCATTTAGTACATCTATTTTTAAGATGAGGGAAACTTAAGCCCCCTACAAGCATGCTCATACACGACCAGTGTTAGTCAACTGGCTGACAGATGCAGCGTTCGATGCTACTTGTTTACAGTCCAAGAGCAATGTGAACTGCTGAAGCATTGTGAGGGTGTTGTTGCAGTGCGCCGCCACTAGGAGTCAGTTTTTCCCGCAATTGTTATGGCCAACCTGGTGCCTTTCATCACTGTAAAGTCTGAGCTTTCTTTTCTTCCAACAGATGTTCAAATGTTCATATGCAATAGAGAAACGTACGGTTACTTCACGGTCCCGCTGAGATCCCACAATACCTTGCAAGATGAAGCTGATAGCTTCTTGCATTCCCTGTTGGAGGTGAATGGTGAGTATGTTTCAGTAGGTTTCATGTTGCCAGCGTGAGTATTACATCTCTTATTCTCCTGCAGTGCGAAATCCTCCGGTAATGCCGTCCAAGAACGTGCCTCTGCCTAAAAAACAGCCAGACAAAATGGGCTTTGATGAGGTGAGAGCTGGCATTGGATCTGTTGCCTTCTAAAGCTGCTTATCACCCCCTGCTATCTTGGCATCAGGTCTTCATGATCAACCTGGAGAGGCGGACTGACCGCAGAGAGCGGATGCTGAGGGCCTTGCATGACCAGGAGATCGACTGTAAAGTCGTTGCAGCCGTTGACGGAAAGTAAGTCTcacctagtgatgggcagatgaggcttcatgaaactcattttcagacctgttggttcaaaaatgatgtgaggtgccACTGAAAcaattgttcaaatccaaagatttttgaacaaagagtgccatctggtggcctctgaaaatgaggacactgtttcatgaagcctcatgagcccaccTCACcgtatgtgtttattttttgtcgACATTTGTGATCTCtgctgacttgtttttttttttttttattcagagcAATGAATATCAGTGAAGTTCACGCCATGGGAATCCACATGCTCCCCGGGTACAGCGACCCGTACCACGGCCGCCCCCTGACCAAGGGCGAGCTAGGATGCTTTCTCTCCCACTATAAAATCTGGACTGAGGTGAGTACAGGTTATTGAAGCAGCAGGTTTGAATGACCACTGACCGAGTCTGTGTTTTTAGATTGTGGAGCGAGGCCTTGAAACCTCTCTGGTCATCGAAGACGACCTGCGCTTTGAGGTTTTTTTCAAACGGCGCTTGATGAATTTAATGACGGAAGTGGAAGATGAGAGGCTGGACTGGGACCTCATGTGAGTCGGGAAAGCATCAACGCTCACAAACAGCTGGctaaaaatgtaacaaaaaaaatgttgttaaagTGCCATCCCTTTTGGTTCCCCAGATATATCGGCCGTAAAAGGATGCAGGTGGATCACCCAGAAAAAGCGGTGCCCAACATTCACAATTTAGTGGAAGCCGACTACTCGTACTGGACTCTGGGCTACATGATCTCGCTACAAGGTGCAGAGAAACTCCTCAACGCGGAGCCGCTGAAGAAAATGTTACCGGTGGACGAGTTTCTTCCCATCATGTACAACAAACACCCTGTGTAAGTGGTGCTCCTCCGCTGGATCGCCTCTCCGATTCTGGTTAATAAAACCGTCTTTTTTTCATAACAGGGTGGATTACATGGAGCAGTTCGAGACCCGGGACCTGAAAGCTTTCTCCGCGGAGCCTCTACTTGTTTATCCCACCCACTACACAGGCGACTCGGGTTACATTAGCGACACAGAAACCTCCACGGTGTGGGACAATGACAAGGTCAAGACGGACTGGGACCGAGCACGCTCGGGGAAAACCCGCGAGCAGGACAAGATCAGCACAGAGGCGCAGAACTCCGATGTGCTCCAGTCTGCTTTGGACAGCACTGCGCGGGAGGAGCTATGAGAGGCGGTttgaagtgacatcacagctggGATGTGACAAGCTGTTCTGTAGCtggtttttatttcataaaggCGCTAGACTTGTCATACAGAATGGCATTTGCAGTACCCAACATCTGTCTGTCATACAGAAACGATCGTGAAAAGACAACTAAACTTGACTGTGAGTGCTTTAACATAGCAGAACTGTTTCAGACAAGTGACTGAGAAATACCATATTACAGTGGTGTTAAACTGAAGGGGCCAAATCTTAAATATTGTGGTTGAGCATGGCAGTTGATGTTGGCAAGAAATGGAATTAAGGCTTAACAGTTAGACTCTTAAGTTTAGCCTTCAGGTGCAGTTTTTTCAACTGGTCATTCAAGTCATTGCGTCTACAAGGACTCAGTGGCGTCAACCATGATCGCCTCTTCAAGTATTCCCCGGTTTCCTGCTGCCTTTAGAGAGCCCCTTCgttccccaccaccaccaccaacttTTCACCGGAGGCCTTTTTTCAAGAGCACATTCTGTGCCACCAACAATGCGGTGAAGACTTCTGCTTTGGTTTTTCAAGTCAAAAGAGCCGATGTACAGCTGAACACTGCTGACCCACAACACATACAGACTTTCATTTTGTGGTGGTTTTACAACACCATGATGCAACTTCAAGTGGTGCCAGTTTTTAAAAACCAATGACTACTTTCAAAGCTGCCAacttccttttatttttttgtacaaaTTGCCTATTTCACTTGTCTATTCAAATAATGCCTTAAGTGAGTAaagttgattttattatttcaaaataaaggtcgCCCatctttttaaacacaaaacgCTGCTGTATTTACTTGTTTTTAAGAGTCTCTGAGCATCAGGTTTTGTAGGTGGGGCTTGCACAGACAGCAAAAtgcacttcctcttcctgtggtGTTGAAAAAGTTGGCCAACCTCCACTAGATCATTCGGAGATCACACGACAGCAAGATTGGAACCTTCACCCCATGTTCATTATTTGGCAATGAGAGCTGAGAAGAACTAATTTAAACATGGAGGAGGATCAAAATAAAGGGTCATCTGAAGCCACAGGTGAGAAATGCTTCCTGTTTTCGTTTGGCAATTCTGACACAATTCTGCTTTTCACTTGATATTACAAGGTTTGCTCAGCGAAGTTCTCCATCTGTGTCTTCCTGCATGTGCAGATGTGGTTGCCTGCATCGCTGCAGCGCGCATGTGAGGGCATGTGGCTGGGTGATAAGAGGCACATCAGGGTGGTTGTGGGCTGTCACATCATCCTGGCTGCCAAACTTCCTCAAATCATTTTAAAGAAACTTTAAATCTCACTCTGAGTTCATATATTAATAGACATATATACATACTTAACATTAGATTTTTTTAACTACACAGCATGAAATATTCCCTCTCAtttaaaattctatttttttaaattaaataatgtattttttgatttatatttaagaTGCTTCTAGTTCAGTTCCAGATTTGCATGAAAGTCGACAGCAGTTCTTTATGTgtcatgaaataaaatgcaaacagGATGTGGTTGACCAAAGTGCAGACGTATGTAACCACTTTTTCCTATTCCTTCCCTTTAACTGTTGTTTTCCAAAGCTAACGCTCTTATTTGTGTATGAGTGGTGTTTTCTCACCAACCACTTCATGTACAGGCACTATGGAGTAGTTGCGTTTCGTATATTATTAgtcataaaaagaaagaaaaagatgaaaagaCTGACATCATGTGGTTTTAACACgcatattaattaaaaaaaatcgaaCTGGTgaacaaaaaagatgaaatacaaTAAATTTACCCAGATTTTTTCAGcacaataaatatgaatataagaTAGAAAAGATAATTTGATGATAATATTAGTGCATTTCATAGTGTAAATCTTCATTATGGATCCATAACAGTACCTAAACTTGTCAGTTATAATCAaaaggctatatatatatatatatatatatatatatatatatatatatatatatatatttttttttttttatcagtcttTAAAATGAAGAGACAATAGCTGGCAAAACAAGTCGACTGTAAAACTAGAAACACTCAGGGAGCGCAGTAAAACCGAGACAGAAcacctgaaccaaactcaaCCTAAACCTGAATCAAATCCTCAAACCTGAAATCGTGTCTACCTAAGTTGTGGTTCTGCTTTCTTCAATGACCAAtaacagtggcctcattttcagaggcccaGGAGGTGGCGCTTTCGGTTGAAAATAATGTGCGGTTTCTCTAAAATGGttggtcaaatccaaagattttagagcgccatctagtgagctctgaaaatgagggcactgtttcatgaagcctcataaggccATCACTACCAGGTATACCGACCATATGTGTGGTCTGACTTTAATTTAACACAATAAATATGGCTGGAAGAGTAACTCAAGCACAACATTCCACCTTTAGAATCTTGAAAAAAAGAACTCAGATTTTaggggaaatggaaaaaaaaaaaaaacgaaacacaagagaaaacagaaaggaaggttgctttaaaaaaaaacgaatcAAAGAGAAACTACCCAAATTGTTAGCGGTAGCATCACGTTTTAACCTCTTAAACTCTTGTCAGGTCAGGTGCCTCATATTTTTGCTTCATATAGCCATTTTCCCCCTGTATCCTGTTTGTGAAGTCAGCCTTGCCTATAGTGAGTAGCATTGGAGAAAGAAGTAtaacagaaaacagagaagtAGTTACCAAGGAGGAAGACGGTTATCACTTCTTCAAACCAGCCATCAAACAcctgaaaaagttttttttttaactgtaaataTCATCTCTGCCCAGCTCTCAGGTGGTCTTGTTTGTTGTACTGCACTATGAAGAACTGAAGAATCCATTGtcacttcattcatttcagacaCAAAGACGTTGCAGCATAAAACAGAAACCAAGCGATACAGCGAGATCATCAGAGACTTTGATaatcttgatttatttttaatctcctCGTAAGTATATTCCAGCAATCTCCTGTCATGCAACTCTGTTTTTTGGCTGTCAATTTTCAAGAGAACTCTTTTAATGTCTCCAGTGAAAGTGATGACCTTTTGTCAGACTCATTGTCTGACCctgtcacctcatgtgtccctggggagaacaacaacaacgacgaAACAGGATCAGGAGATGTTCCAGTAAGGACTCCTCATTTCTATCACTCATACTTCTTCACTTTCATTCCATGGACCTGTCTGTGCTTCTAGCTATCGTCCGTGTCCCTGCAGGCGTGTGCTGCGGTGGAAGGTGAAACAGACGGAAATGGACCAGGTATTTCATCGATGACTTTTGCATCATCCTCTTAAAATTTTAATGAATGTAGAGAATTTAAGAATGGTACACTATTTTACTGACGCAAATTTAG
The genomic region above belongs to Synchiropus splendidus isolate RoL2022-P1 chromosome 19, RoL_Sspl_1.0, whole genome shotgun sequence and contains:
- the colgalt1a gene encoding procollagen galactosyltransferase 1 → MHGLAWLPAALLLSCSRDVQGYFAEERWNPESPLLAPRILVALICRNSEHSLPYFLGALERLDYPKDRMALWVATDHNMDNTTVMLRDWLVKVRSQYHYVEWRPKEHPRHYVDEEGPKHWTDLRYEHVMKLRQAALKSAREMWADYFMVVDCDNLLTNPNVLWDLIKENKTIIAPMLESRAAYSNFWCGMTSQGYYKRTPAYLPIRKRLRKGCFAVPMVHSTFLIDLRKEASKQLAFYPPNEEYSWAFDDIIVFAYSARIADVQMFICNRETYGYFTVPLRSHNTLQDEADSFLHSLLEVNVRNPPVMPSKNVPLPKKQPDKMGFDEVFMINLERRTDRRERMLRALHDQEIDCKVVAAVDGKAMNISEVHAMGIHMLPGYSDPYHGRPLTKGELGCFLSHYKIWTEIVERGLETSLVIEDDLRFEVFFKRRLMNLMTEVEDERLDWDLIYIGRKRMQVDHPEKAVPNIHNLVEADYSYWTLGYMISLQGAEKLLNAEPLKKMLPVDEFLPIMYNKHPVVDYMEQFETRDLKAFSAEPLLVYPTHYTGDSGYISDTETSTVWDNDKVKTDWDRARSGKTREQDKISTEAQNSDVLQSALDSTAREEL